One genomic window of Aliiroseovarius sp. M344 includes the following:
- a CDS encoding MurR/RpiR family transcriptional regulator, translated as MEKRFEKRLALAYVDLSEALRSAADFLVANPLDAVTRPLRTVSRNSGVSPAAFSRLAKALDYEDFEELREEMRDKIDRRVNNFAQRAEQLQKQHDDGESRFIETHFAACQSNLSHALASVDEKDLETCVEVLVNARKVLLLGALGSTGIVEYMSYMANFCSDRWLLANRMGASLGGSLSGMGEHDALLIVTKPPFASNVIKAAKLAHQLGVFVIVITDTHACPALEYASVSFVVAADSANFYSSYVTTLFLIETIIGMVVGRSGADAQERIAEVELRNRQLAEVWSE; from the coding sequence TTGGAAAAACGCTTCGAAAAGAGGCTCGCGTTGGCTTATGTCGATCTCAGTGAAGCCTTGCGCAGCGCTGCGGATTTTCTCGTGGCCAATCCACTTGATGCGGTGACGCGGCCATTGCGCACGGTGTCGCGCAATAGCGGTGTGTCACCAGCGGCCTTCTCGCGTCTTGCCAAAGCTCTGGACTATGAAGATTTCGAAGAACTTCGCGAAGAAATGCGCGACAAGATCGACCGCCGGGTCAACAATTTCGCGCAACGAGCCGAACAACTTCAGAAGCAACATGATGATGGCGAAAGCCGGTTTATTGAAACTCATTTCGCGGCTTGTCAGTCGAATCTCAGCCACGCACTGGCATCGGTAGACGAAAAAGACCTTGAAACCTGCGTCGAGGTGTTGGTCAATGCACGTAAGGTTTTGTTACTTGGAGCGTTGGGGTCGACGGGTATCGTGGAATACATGTCCTACATGGCCAATTTCTGCTCAGATCGATGGCTTCTTGCGAATCGCATGGGGGCATCCCTTGGCGGGTCCCTGTCCGGAATGGGCGAACATGATGCGCTTCTGATCGTAACCAAACCGCCCTTTGCCTCGAACGTGATAAAGGCCGCCAAGCTGGCCCATCAACTGGGCGTCTTCGTGATTGTCATCACCGATACCCACGCCTGTCCGGCGCTGGAATATGCGTCCGTCAGCTTCGTTGTAGCGGCGGACAGCGCCAATTTTTATTCATCCTATGTGACAACCTTGTTCCTGATCGAAACGATCATCGGAATGGTTGTCGGACGCTCTGGTGCAGATGCACAAGAGCGTATTGCAGAGGTCGAACTGCGCAATCGCCAATTGGCCGAAGTGTGGTCCGAATAA
- a CDS encoding TAXI family TRAP transporter solute-binding subunit, which yields MLNKFKMAFVGVAATAVLAPAAMAEEFITIGTGGVTGVYYPTGGAICRLVNKGRKDHGVRCSVESTGGSVYNINTIREGELEFGVAQSDWQYHAYNGTSKFEEAGPFEGLRAVFSVHPEPFTVVARADAGIKTFEDLKGKRVNIGNPGSGQRGTMEVLIEALGWTTGDFALATELKASEQSAALCDNQIDAMVYTVGHPSGSIQEATTACDSVLVEVSGDVVNKLVEDNSFYRTATIPGGMYRGNDEDTMTFGVGATFVSSDQVSEDAVYAVVSSVFENFEDFKGLHPAFANLDPKEMASAGLSAPLHDGAAKYYKEKGLIE from the coding sequence ATGTTGAATAAGTTCAAAATGGCATTTGTAGGGGTCGCCGCGACGGCGGTTCTAGCGCCTGCCGCGATGGCTGAAGAGTTCATCACAATCGGCACCGGTGGCGTGACCGGCGTGTATTACCCAACAGGTGGCGCGATCTGCCGTCTGGTGAACAAGGGTCGCAAGGACCACGGCGTGCGTTGCTCGGTCGAGTCGACTGGCGGATCGGTCTACAACATCAACACCATTCGCGAAGGCGAGCTGGAATTTGGTGTGGCCCAATCCGACTGGCAGTACCACGCGTATAACGGCACCTCGAAATTCGAAGAGGCTGGTCCCTTCGAAGGTCTGCGCGCCGTATTCTCGGTTCACCCGGAGCCCTTCACCGTCGTTGCTCGTGCTGACGCCGGCATCAAGACGTTCGAGGATCTGAAAGGCAAACGCGTCAACATCGGCAACCCCGGTTCCGGTCAGCGCGGCACAATGGAAGTGCTGATTGAAGCGCTTGGCTGGACCACTGGTGACTTTGCTCTGGCAACCGAGCTCAAGGCGTCTGAACAGTCGGCTGCCCTGTGTGACAACCAGATCGACGCCATGGTTTACACCGTTGGCCACCCGTCGGGTTCGATCCAAGAAGCAACCACCGCCTGTGACTCGGTTCTGGTGGAAGTTTCTGGTGACGTTGTGAACAAACTTGTCGAAGACAACTCGTTCTACCGGACGGCTACCATTCCGGGCGGCATGTATCGCGGCAATGACGAAGACACCATGACCTTCGGTGTCGGCGCGACCTTCGTTAGCTCGGATCAAGTGTCTGAGGACGCTGTGTATGCGGTTGTATCATCGGTCTTTGAAAACTTCGAAGATTTCAAGGGCCTGCACCCCGCTTTCGCTAACCTTGACCCGAAAGAAATGGCGTCGGCTGGTCTGTCCGCTCCGCTGCACGATGGTGCTGCGAAGTATTACAAAGAAAAAGGTCTGATCGAGTAA
- a CDS encoding TRAP transporter permease, protein MSTKEERALSEEELQELVAASDTGARKPHGTVGLAIAGIALVWSIFQVLLASPVAPYVLPGDLINNSRQIHLAFAVFLAAMAYPLFKSSPRDYIPWYDWILGVGGAFLAMYGYFFYEKIVANGGLADDTDAMISLVALGFLFLAAYRTLGPVMVALAVVFLFYVFFGSSEVVPDQIRWAGASLRKAMSHMWITSEGVFGIALGVSTKFVFLFVLFGALLDKAGAGNYFIKMAFGALGHLRGGPAKAAVVGSAATGLISGSSIANVVTTGTFTIPLMKRVGFSAEKAGAVEVASSVNGQIMPPVMGAAAFLMVEYVGISYVEVITHAFLPAIISYIALVYIVHLEAVKTRMPTIGNKVVSMGKTIGGMFAFFAGFALLCYATQYPVGWIVSLFPSGSGWVLTFLLAAIYVALIYLAAKVPDLEQDDPNAEVVELPDVAKIYKSGLYYMLPIIVLVYFLMIERKSPGLSAFWATFLLFGILLTQKSLKAFFRGESNPIAQLRDGVTDLIEGMIDGARNMIGIGLATATAGIIVGTVSLTGIGQVMADFVEFLSGGNLILMLVFVAILSLILGMGLPTTANYIVVSSLMVSVVVELGAQSGLVVPLIAVHLFVFYFGIMADVTPPVGLASFAAAAVSGGDAIRTGFTAFFYSLRTVALPFVFIFNTDLLLIDVTVTQGIIVFIVSTIGILVFTAGTMGWFLTKSRIWETVALLLIAFALFRPGFFMNQIQPPFAEIPPAQFATALEEASPGDQLRTVIRGPDFDTLESKDLTVVFDIPEGADAQARMDSLGVMIVPEGETMKLDEPMFGTFLSEKLSTFDFYGDEPVQIAAVQAPSNQLPKELIFIPALLLLALVAFLQSRRAEDETPQGEPA, encoded by the coding sequence ATGTCCACAAAGGAAGAACGCGCGTTAAGCGAAGAAGAACTTCAGGAACTTGTCGCCGCCAGTGATACCGGTGCCCGGAAACCCCATGGGACCGTCGGACTGGCGATTGCCGGGATTGCGCTGGTTTGGTCAATCTTTCAGGTGCTGCTGGCCTCGCCCGTGGCGCCATATGTATTGCCCGGCGATCTAATCAACAACTCTCGCCAAATCCATTTGGCATTCGCAGTGTTTCTGGCCGCTATGGCCTATCCGCTGTTCAAGTCCAGCCCGCGTGATTACATCCCGTGGTATGACTGGATTCTCGGTGTCGGGGGCGCATTCCTCGCCATGTATGGCTATTTCTTCTATGAGAAGATCGTTGCCAATGGTGGTCTTGCGGACGATACCGACGCAATGATTTCTCTGGTTGCGCTGGGCTTTTTGTTCCTCGCGGCCTACCGCACGCTAGGTCCGGTGATGGTCGCTTTGGCCGTCGTCTTCCTGTTCTACGTATTCTTCGGATCGTCCGAAGTGGTGCCCGACCAGATCCGATGGGCTGGTGCGTCGCTTCGTAAAGCCATGAGCCATATGTGGATCACCTCGGAAGGGGTGTTTGGCATCGCACTAGGCGTGTCGACAAAGTTCGTCTTCCTGTTCGTGCTGTTTGGCGCGCTGCTCGATAAGGCAGGGGCTGGCAACTATTTCATTAAGATGGCGTTTGGCGCGCTGGGTCACCTGCGCGGTGGTCCTGCCAAAGCTGCCGTTGTCGGATCGGCTGCAACCGGTCTGATCTCTGGCTCTTCGATTGCCAACGTTGTGACCACCGGCACGTTCACCATCCCCCTGATGAAGCGGGTTGGTTTCTCGGCTGAGAAAGCTGGCGCGGTCGAGGTTGCCTCGTCCGTGAATGGTCAGATCATGCCACCGGTGATGGGGGCTGCGGCCTTCCTGATGGTGGAATATGTCGGCATCTCGTATGTCGAGGTTATCACCCACGCCTTCCTGCCAGCGATCATTTCCTACATCGCGCTGGTTTACATCGTGCACCTTGAGGCGGTGAAAACCCGTATGCCGACTATTGGCAACAAAGTCGTATCCATGGGTAAAACGATCGGTGGCATGTTCGCCTTCTTCGCGGGCTTCGCCCTTCTTTGCTATGCAACGCAATACCCTGTCGGCTGGATCGTTTCGCTGTTCCCATCTGGGTCCGGCTGGGTGCTGACCTTCCTGTTGGCTGCGATCTATGTTGCACTGATCTATCTGGCAGCGAAAGTGCCAGACCTTGAACAGGATGACCCGAACGCTGAAGTGGTTGAACTGCCGGATGTGGCGAAGATCTACAAGTCAGGTCTTTACTACATGCTGCCGATCATCGTTTTGGTCTATTTCTTGATGATCGAACGCAAATCACCGGGACTGTCCGCATTCTGGGCAACGTTCCTGCTGTTTGGCATCTTGCTGACGCAGAAATCCCTCAAGGCCTTTTTCCGCGGAGAGAGCAACCCGATCGCACAGCTTCGCGACGGTGTTACGGACCTGATTGAAGGGATGATCGACGGCGCTCGCAACATGATCGGTATCGGCCTGGCAACAGCCACTGCCGGTATTATTGTGGGCACTGTGTCATTGACCGGGATCGGTCAGGTCATGGCGGATTTCGTCGAGTTCCTGTCCGGCGGCAATCTGATCCTGATGCTGGTCTTTGTAGCGATCCTGTCATTGATCCTCGGGATGGGTCTGCCAACGACCGCGAACTATATCGTTGTGTCATCACTGATGGTTTCGGTTGTGGTCGAGCTGGGCGCGCAGTCTGGTCTGGTCGTGCCGTTGATCGCGGTGCACCTGTTCGTGTTCTACTTCGGGATCATGGCGGATGTGACGCCCCCTGTGGGGCTGGCGAGTTTCGCGGCCGCCGCCGTATCTGGTGGTGATGCGATCCGAACTGGTTTCACGGCGTTCTTCTACAGCCTTCGGACCGTGGCGCTGCCGTTTGTGTTCATCTTCAACACCGACTTGCTGCTGATCGACGTGACTGTGACCCAAGGCATCATTGTCTTCATTGTCTCGACAATCGGAATCCTTGTCTTTACGGCGGGGACGATGGGCTGGTTCCTGACCAAGTCGCGCATTTGGGAAACCGTCGCGCTTCTGCTCATTGCTTTCGCGCTGTTCCGTCCTGGGTTCTTCATGAACCAGATCCAACCGCCATTTGCGGAAATTCCGCCCGCGCAGTTTGCAACCGCGCTTGAGGAAGCTTCGCCAGGTGATCAGCTTCGGACTGTGATCAGAGGCCCTGACTTTGACACGCTTGAAAGCAAAGACCTGACGGTTGTGTTCGACATCCCCGAGGGTGCAGATGCGCAAGCCCGTATGGACAGCCTTGGTGTCATGATTGTGCCAGAGGGCGAGACGATGAAGTTGGATGAACCGATGTTTGGCACCTTCCTGTCTGAGAAGCTGTCGACCTTCGATTTCTATGGCGACGAACCCGTACAGATTGCAGCGGTGCAGGCACCGTCCAATCAACTGCCCAAAGAACTCATCTTCATCCCGGCTTTGTTGCTGTTGGCGCTCGTCGCCTTCCTGCAATCGCGTCGCGCAGAAGATGAAACACCACAAGGAGAACCGGCATGA
- a CDS encoding aspartate aminotransferase family protein: MSHVFPRHTKVTPPIAAKGDGIYIIDNEGKKYLDGSGGAAVSCLGHSDPDVAEAIKTQVDQLAFAHTGFLSSAPAESLADRLIAHAPEGLERVYFVSGGSEAVESALKLARQYMIETGQPQRTKFISRRQSYHGNTLGALGTGGNEWRRAPFDPVMVSASHISPCYEYRLRHEGESQEDYGLRAANELEAELLRQGPENVIGFLAEPVVGATAGAVPAVPGYFKRIREICDQYGILLILDEVMCGMGRTGTLFACEHDGVSPDLITIAKGLGAGYQPIGAMLCSGKIYDAVRDGSGFFQHGHTYIGHPVACAAADAVVRKLTDGGMAARSAQMGEKLMAALTAEFGQHPHVGDIRGRGMFRGVEIVEDRETKAPFDPQKGIAAKLKKQAFANGLICYPMGGTIDGRQGDHVLIAPPFIITDEQIDELVGKLSKTFAEVI, encoded by the coding sequence ATGTCACACGTCTTTCCACGTCATACCAAAGTCACACCACCCATCGCCGCAAAGGGAGATGGGATTTATATTATTGATAATGAAGGTAAAAAATACCTTGATGGATCGGGGGGCGCGGCAGTCTCTTGCCTTGGCCATTCAGACCCTGACGTTGCGGAAGCCATAAAGACTCAGGTCGACCAACTGGCCTTTGCCCATACCGGTTTCCTGTCATCGGCCCCCGCAGAATCACTGGCGGACCGCTTGATCGCGCATGCACCCGAAGGACTTGAGCGGGTCTATTTCGTGTCCGGCGGATCAGAAGCCGTCGAAAGCGCGCTGAAGCTGGCGCGCCAATATATGATCGAGACCGGCCAACCGCAGCGCACCAAGTTCATCTCGCGCCGGCAGAGCTATCACGGCAATACGCTGGGCGCGCTTGGCACCGGAGGTAACGAATGGCGACGTGCGCCCTTCGATCCGGTGATGGTGTCCGCCTCGCATATCTCGCCGTGCTATGAGTATCGTTTGCGGCATGAAGGTGAAAGTCAGGAAGACTACGGCCTTCGCGCGGCAAATGAGCTTGAGGCCGAGCTGCTGCGCCAAGGTCCCGAAAACGTCATTGGCTTCCTTGCAGAACCGGTCGTCGGGGCAACCGCTGGGGCGGTGCCCGCCGTGCCGGGCTATTTCAAACGCATTCGCGAGATCTGTGATCAATACGGCATTCTTTTGATCCTAGACGAAGTGATGTGCGGCATGGGTCGCACCGGCACCCTGTTCGCCTGCGAACACGACGGCGTATCCCCTGACCTGATCACCATCGCCAAGGGTTTGGGCGCAGGGTACCAGCCAATTGGCGCAATGTTGTGTTCCGGAAAAATTTACGATGCCGTAAGAGACGGCAGCGGCTTTTTTCAACACGGTCATACCTATATCGGCCACCCGGTGGCGTGTGCGGCGGCGGATGCGGTTGTGCGTAAACTAACCGATGGAGGCATGGCGGCCCGCTCGGCGCAGATGGGCGAAAAACTGATGGCCGCCCTGACCGCCGAATTCGGTCAGCACCCACATGTTGGTGACATTCGCGGACGTGGTATGTTCCGTGGTGTTGAGATCGTCGAAGACCGCGAGACCAAAGCGCCCTTCGACCCGCAGAAAGGCATCGCCGCCAAGCTTAAGAAGCAGGCCTTTGCCAATGGGCTGATCTGTTACCCGATGGGCGGCACCATCGACGGGCGTCAAGGCGACCATGTGCTGATCGCACCCCCGTTTATCATCACGGATGAGCAGATTGACGAGCTGGTCGGCAAACTGTCAAAAACCTTTGCCGAGGTGATATGA